The sequence below is a genomic window from Ignavibacteria bacterium.
CGCTGAAGTACTTCTCTTTCATCGACTCTCATCTGATGCCAAATAATAATTTCATTCGGATCGGATTTCTTCCCACAGCCCATCGCAATCAAACAAAGAAAGAGAATGGCAATTATAATTGATACACGATGCTTAATGCTTATTAAATCTGTGAAAACCTGTCGGTAGTCAGGCAAGTTCTGCTCAATCCGAGTCATCTGTGTTCCATTAATCCTTTAACTTAATTACGAGAAAATCTCTCGGCAATAGTATCAAATTTTTTAATGATATGACAGCTTGAGGCTGTTTTGAAAGTAATCTCTCTTTCGAAAAAATAATCTTAACTGCTTTTTTGTACAGTTCTATATTCTCGAATTTAAGTTTCTCCTTCTTTGAGTCTGAATTATTAATCAAAATTAGGTATTTATCTTTTTTACTGAATCTTAAGTAGGAGATGATATCCCCATCATTTGCTTCAACAGATTTGAAACTTCTCACCTTCTCATCATGCCTTCTGGATAGTGTTGAATGCTGTCTGCGAAGTTTTATTATGGATTTATAAAATTCGAATAGCTCGTTCTTAGCTGAATCATTTATTAAACTCCAATCCATTGGTTTTCTGACATTTTCCGGTGGTGTTATTCCTTCCATCCCAATTTCATCACCATAGTAAACCATCGGAGTACCTGGCAAAGTAAAAATCATTGTAAGTGCCTGATACAATTTTAATGTATCATTCACAAAAAGTGATAATGCGCGGTGATTATCATGATTGCTCAAAAACTTGACCATTTGAAAATTTGCTGGATAGACTTTTCTTTGAAGTTCAATCAAATCTCCAATTTTACTTTTCGCCTTTTTATTTAGAATTCTCTCCACTTCATAGTAAAACGGATAATCGAAACACATATCCATTTCATCTTCAAAGAAAGGAATTATATAGTTTGAGCCATCCCAAACTTCTCCGAGCAGTAAAACATCGTTTCGTATCTTTTTAACTTCCTTTCTAACTTTGCTCCAAAATTGATGAGGAATTTCTTTTGCAGCATCAAAGCGAAAACCGTCGACACCATCAGAAAAATCACCATCCAAATTCGGATCAATCCAATACTTTATAACTTCAATAAAATATTTTTGGATTTCCTCATTCTCGAAATTGAATTTTGGCATATCGGCTTCAATTCCGAAGTGATTCCATGTGGTATTCATTGAGTCAGTGAATTGATACCAATTTGAAAATCTTGATTTTGGTCTATTTACAGCATCTCTAAAAAATCTATGAGAAGAATCCGAGTGATTGATTACCAAATCCATTATTACTCGTATTTCATTATTCTTACACTCTGAAATAAATCGGTAGTAATCGTTAAATGATCCATAATCTTTTTCAATTGAAAAATAGTTAGTGGTATTATAACCGTGATCTTTCGTGCTTTCATTGAAAGGCATTAACCAGAGCGTATTCACACCAAGTTCTTTGAAATAATTTAATTTGGCAGTCAAACCGTTAAAATCACCAATCCCATCTTGATTTGAATCGTGGAATGAACGTATATAGACTTCATACATTACTGCACTATCATAAAAGCGTGGTGTTTTGATTTTTGCTTTGAACCTATCTAAAAAGAATTTTGAAAGATACCCTTCATTTCTATTCCCATTCAAATCGGAAAATTGAATCAAAACATTATGCTCACCTTCTTCTAAATTTGAAGATGGAATGATTTTTAATTCACCTGACTTTTGAGCAAAAACATATTTGCAAACTATTTTATCAATCAAAACCGAAATGGAGTTCGGATTGATCAAAGTGTCAACTCCAACTAATTTGCAGGTTATTTCATCTAATTTCGTAACTCGTTTACTATTTGGTGGATTGAAATTAACCACATAGGGTGAACCGAATTGATAAGGAATTATAATCCCATTTTTCCATTCATCTTCAGTAACATTTGGTGCGTTTGGATCGGTAATCCATATAGAATCGTTCAACACATATTTGTAATGATATTCGATTCCCGGCTTAAGTTTTAAAGTTGCTGTAAATAAATTCCTAGCAGAATCGAAATTCATTTCATTTGCGGATTTACTCCAATTATTAAAAGAACCTGCGACAGAAACTGTTGTAGTTTTATATACTGCATCGGGCTTATAAAAAAACTTTGTTCCTCCTGAAGTTGGAATTGGGGAAAGATTTGTTTGCTGAGCATTGATAAGTGAAACTAATATTAAAATAAAACACTGCACAAGTTTCATATTTTAATATACAAATGTTTGATGAAAAAATATTTAGTTTTTTGTGACAAGATGGGAGGAAAAATTCATTTACTTCATTTATTGATTTTACTTCTCAATATTTTTAAGTTAGCCACGCAATGAGTCACGAATTGGAGGAAAAAACTCTCTTAAGTAATAAGCGTGCATTACACGAATACTTCATCCTCAATACCATAGAGGCTGGAATAGTTTTGCAAGGAACTGAAGTAAAGTCACTGCGTCAGTCTAAAGCAAATTTTCTCGATGCATACGTTGATTTCATTGATGGAGAGCCCTATTTGATTAATATGCACATAAGCGAGTTTGATCACGGGAACATTTTCAATCACGAAGAAAAAAGAAAAAGAAAACTCCTGCTAAATAAAAGTGAAATCAGAAAACTCAAGTCGAAAGTCAAAGAAAAAGGATTGACATTAATCCCTGTTAGAGTATACCTTGTGAAAGGTAAAATAAAAATTGAAGTTGCAGTAGCACGCGGAAAGAAGTCATTTGATAAACGGGCTACAATTGCCGAGAAAGATGCTAAACGAGAAATTGAAAGGAAAATCAAAGTACATTGAAGATTAAATTCCCATCAGTTCAGGAGCAGATCGACCTGATTAAAAGAGGAACTGATGAAATCATCCCAATAGAAGAACTTGAACAGAAATTAAAAAAATCATTAGAAACAGGTACGCCGCTTAATATAAAACTCGGCTGTGATCCAAGCCGCCCTGATCTACACTTAGGCCACACCGTAGTTTTAAGAAAACTTCGGCAGTTTCAGCAGCTTGGTCATAATGCAATTTTGATTGTTGGTGATTTTACTGGAATGATCGGCGATCCATCAGGAAAAAGCAAAACTAGACCTTCGTTGTCGTTGGAAGAAACTCGTGAATTTGGGAAATCCTATTTTGAACAAGCTTCAAAAGTGATTGACGGAAGCGAAGCAAAAATTGTTTATAACTCCGATTGGCTCTCAAAAATGAATTTTGAAGATGTCATTAGACTTTCATCAAAGTATACAATTGCAAGAATGCTTGAACGTGACGATTTTAAAAAGAGATATAAAGGAGGGGAACCAATTAGTATTCATGAATTACTCTATCCCCTCGCTCAGGCTATGGATTCGGTTGCAATTAAATCAGATGTTGAGTTGGGAGGAACCGATCAAAAATTTAATTTACTCGTTGGACGTGATATTCAACGCGAGTTCAACCAAATGCCGCAAGTAATTCTCACGCTCCCGATACTTCCTGGTACTGACGGCGTTGATAAAATGAGCAAATCACTTGATAACTACATCGGAATATCTGAAACACCTTCCGAAATTTATGGCAAAACTTTGTCCATTCCTGATTCACTTATTTACCAGTATTTTGAGTTACTAACAGATATTACAAAAGAAGAATTAAGTAAAATCAAGAAAGAGCTTGAAAGTAAAGAAGTTAATCCACGAGATTTAAAAAGAAAATTGGCTCGGACTCTTGTTGAAATGTATTACACAAAACTTGATGCAAAAGAAGCAGAAGGAAATTTTGATAGAATCTTTATCAAAAAAGAAATACCGGAAGATATCAGTGAAATTAAAATCCCGACTTCAAAACCAATGAATTTGATAGAGTTGCTGCGATTTGTGGGAGCAGCCTCC
It includes:
- the smpB gene encoding SsrA-binding protein SmpB translates to MSHELEEKTLLSNKRALHEYFILNTIEAGIVLQGTEVKSLRQSKANFLDAYVDFIDGEPYLINMHISEFDHGNIFNHEEKRKRKLLLNKSEIRKLKSKVKEKGLTLIPVRVYLVKGKIKIEVAVARGKKSFDKRATIAEKDAKREIERKIKVH
- a CDS encoding tyrosine--tRNA ligase, which encodes MKFPSVQEQIDLIKRGTDEIIPIEELEQKLKKSLETGTPLNIKLGCDPSRPDLHLGHTVVLRKLRQFQQLGHNAILIVGDFTGMIGDPSGKSKTRPSLSLEETREFGKSYFEQASKVIDGSEAKIVYNSDWLSKMNFEDVIRLSSKYTIARMLERDDFKKRYKGGEPISIHELLYPLAQAMDSVAIKSDVELGGTDQKFNLLVGRDIQREFNQMPQVILTLPILPGTDGVDKMSKSLDNYIGISETPSEIYGKTLSIPDSLIYQYFELLTDITKEELSKIKKELESKEVNPRDLKRKLARTLVEMYYTKLDAKEAEGNFDRIFIKKEIPEDISEIKIPTSKPMNLIELLRFVGAASTNSDARRLIEQGGIRVGGEKLTNPSVLLNLKNEEILKVGKRKFYKLIIK